From Procambarus clarkii isolate CNS0578487 chromosome 73, FALCON_Pclarkii_2.0, whole genome shotgun sequence, one genomic window encodes:
- the LOC138356547 gene encoding protein SPT2 homolog, which yields MFHGSNQWVSCNVLQAKQGRKTSSKPEAIQAVLSRKEELKQKENEEARLKKEYLLALRAQARKCNKQVKAIINKGASKFVVDDAKNIATVKGEEQYDMNDFGYESTNNQHIFSKLVNQYANNANCSAADIKSGVTNTVKTQLEDKSTSGKLKRKYSRERENKGYDKNPKKLKVTPRPDAPPPVSFKELLVIARKKQSLPLANLKDGKKEKDKGISQKYFGRPLTAIEKLKLEDERRRKLKWLGKLPQDKTGVEKPQKKEQKADVKDSPKLSKNGEITKKQENTAKLNQALEEPKQESKVTDRMKLFATAGHWPRDHPQIKGIKPVQNSRPAPSEPQTSIGKDMKPQKPRYMQTKDMKPLRPQKIPHPKLRITSDSEEEEDSDMDDFIDDGDQGIDFSRKIRNLFGYDKRKYRDEVDDCGDMEASFSQVQKEERISAKIGLKEDLEDIRREEEERKRKIVRKKHLKPSKKC from the exons atgtttcacg GCAGCAATCAGTGGGTTTCGTGCAACGTCCTCCAGGCCAAACAAGGTAGAAAGACCAGCTCCAAACCGGAAGCAATCCAAGCTGTGTTGTCCAGGAAAGAAGAGTTGAAGCAGAAGGAGAATGAAGAAGCTCGGCTTAAGAAAGAG TATTTGCTGGCGCTGAGAGCACAAGCCAGGAAGTGTAATAAGCAAGTTAAGGCCATAATCAACAAGGGGGCTTCCAAGTTTGTTGTAGATGATGCTAAG AACATAGCGACTGTCAAAGGAGAGGAGCAGTATGACATGAATGATTTTGGATATGAATCTACTAATAATCAGCACATTTTCAGCAAGCTGGTTAATCAATATGCAAACAATGCTAATTGCAGTGCAGCAGATATCAAG AGCGGAGTTACCAACACAGTGAAGACTCAACTGGAAGATAAATCAACTTCTGGAAAATTAAAACGTAAATACAGTAGAGAGAGGGAAAACAAGGGTTATGATAAGAACCCCAAAAAGCTCAAGGTGACGCCTAGACCGgacgcaccaccaccagtgagttTTAAAGAGCTTCTTGTAATTGCTCGCAAGAAGCAGTCACTGCCTCTTGCAAACTTGAAGGatggaaaaaaagagaaagacaaAGGCATATCACAGAAATACTTTGGTCGGCCTCTGACTGCCATAGAGAAACTAAAGCTGGAAGACGAGAGAAGACGTAAGCTAAAATGGTTGGGAAAATTGCCACAAGACAAAACCGGAGTTGAAAAGCCCCAGAAAAAGGAACAAAAGGCTGATGTAAAAGATTCACCAAAACTGAGTAAGAATGGTGAGATTACAAAGAAACAAGAAAATACTGCCAAATTAAACCAAGCTCTCGAGGAGCCCAAACAAGAATCTAAAGTAACGGACAGAATGAAGTTATTTGCAACTGCGGGACATTGGCCTCGGGATCATCCTCAAATCAAAGGAATCAAACCTGTGCAAAATTCCAGACCTGCTCCTTCAGAACCTCAAACTTCTATTGGTAAAGATATGAAACCTCAGAAGCCTAGATATATGCAAACAAAAGACATGAAACCATTAAGACCACAGAAGATTCCACATCCCAAGCTGCGCATTACCAGTGATTCAGAAGAGGAGGAAGACTCTGATATGGATGATTTCATTGACGATGGAGATCAAGGGATAGATTTCTCGAGGAAAATCAGAAACCTATTTGGCTATGATAAGAGAAAGTATCG GGATGAAGTTGATGACTGCGGTGATATGGAGGCATCTTTCTCTCAGGTGCAAAAAGAAGAGAGAATATCTGCCAAAATTGGACTTAAAGAAGATCTTGAGGATATTCgacgagaagaagaagagaggaagaggaagattgTGAGAAAGAAGCACTTAAAACCATCTAAGAAATGTTAA